The following is a genomic window from Triticum urartu cultivar G1812 unplaced genomic scaffold, Tu2.1 TuUngrouped_contig_4525, whole genome shotgun sequence.
atacAACTAATATAATATCAgtgaacaatcaaaaattataaatacgttagagacgtatcaggGTTCGATCCTGAGATCGACTAGTTACTTTCCCAACACTTCAAGCCACAGCAACAGACTCTACTTGTTGTACAATATGAAGAGTGCGGCCTACTAGAAGCAAAATGAGCAGGGTTTCACCATGTTTACTTTCTTTCCcgtttttgctttatttttattttcttcatTTTACTCGTCTAATTCATCATGTTTTTCCCGTGTTTTTTCATTTTACTCCATTTTCCCCCATGCTTTTTCCAAAATAATATCGGTTAAGAAACAAAGAAAAATGTTGAAATAAGTATTTCAAATTGTTGGATTAGTCTTGAAAGAATATTGAATAAGTATTCAAAAATGACAAACAAGTATTTAAAAACGTTGAACAAGTATTAAAATTGTTGAACAAGTATATGGCAAATGTTGAATAAGTACTAAAAATTCTTGAACTAGTATTTAAAAAATGTCGAACAAGTATTAATGTGTATTagaaatgttgaacaagtatttgacaAATGTTGAATAAATATTAAAAATTGTTGAACAAGTATATGAAAATGTTGAACGGGTATTtcaaaatgttgaataagtattaaaatgTTGAACAAACACTTGAAAATGTTGAATAAAAATGAAGAAAAAGGTTGAATGAGAATTTGAAAAATGTAGAACATGTATTTAGTTTTTTTGAATAAGTATTataatgttgaacaagtatttaaaaatgttgaataagCGTTCGGACAATGTTGAACGTGTATACAAAAAAAATTTGATCACTTCTTAAAAGAATGTTTTTGACATATACAAAAATATAGAGTGAAAAAAAAAACAAACgtaagaaagaaagaaaaagtaaaaatggagatgaaaaacaaaaaatggagaaggaaaatgttgaacaagtatttgaaaaatgtagAACAGGTATTTGAAAAGATGTTGAGCaaagtatttgaaaaaatattgataatgtatataaaaaatgttgaacaattATTTGAGAAATGTAGAACAAGTATTTGAGAAATGTAGAAAAGTATTTAAAAagatgttgaacaagtatttgaaaaaaatgttgatcatgtatttaaaaaatatttaaccaatattaaaaaaatgttgaacatgtaTATAAGAATTTAGaatgaaaaaaatagaaaaaatgaAAACCCAAAAAAGTAACAAAAAacgaaagaaaaaggaaaatgaaaaaaaactGAAAAACAAATGAAAAATCCCGtagaataaaaaataaaagaaagaaaagaaaacaaaaaaataaaaaaatggagaagaaaaaagaaaagaaacagaaaaaaaagaaaaagggaaagcCGGCGCGTATTGTTTCAAGTAGGCCGCGCCTTACTTTTTGGCATGAATTGTTGGCTGGGCTACTAGTAGCGCTACCCATAATCGCGGCGACCAGGGATTGAACCCTGGTGCTCCCCCTTTTTTCTGCTCGAGAATCGAGAATGGGCCAGCCCACCAAGAAAAATTTCGACGCGAGACGTAGTGTTAGCATCGCTTAATGCGATAAATAGCAACCGCGCAGGGCTGGTGCCTTGGCATGTGCAAGGTCAAGGCCCATGTGCGGGCGCTAACGCAGGTGGTGGCCCAAGCGACGAGGTCGAAGCCCACTAGGGCGAGGTGGCGTGGTGGACACAGGCCGCCTTAAGGGCAGCATTTCCTAAACAGCGCCCGTTCCTTCTTTATTTCCCAAACGGCGCACACCCCCTTTCGTTTTGGGCCGGCCCTTTTTCACTTTTTTCCTATTTCCACAAAAAATCCACATTCATAGAATTGAGTGTTTTACTTGTGTTTATAGACACTTCCATATATATTTAAATACTAGTGAATTTGGAGAAATGAGATGACCGCGAACTCGATGGTCGCTGCCTTCGTGATCTCCTTATGCTAGAGCTAACAATGAGAGGCCGCATGCTATCCACAGACTCTTCTTCCTTCTGGATCGTACAATACTTCCTTCAAAAAGGTCACCCACTATGTTGAAAAAGCAATAACAAGTAGCACCACACTACGTGAATAAGCTAGCATGGCACAACCACTGAGAAATAAACTGAATGAAGGGCCTTCCACTTCCTTGGTTTTCCTCCAGTATCTCAGAACTCATGGACATATTGAATGGGGGTGGAAACGAATGCAAGCCAAGCATAACACATTAGCGCGGATTGTCACTCTTGATCTACATGTAGTGTTGGTTTCAAGCAACTTCCTAGAAGCATATATATAGTACAGGGATGGCATCCTTCATGTGTGAGTTTGCATTTTAGTACGGTATTCATTTGTTTTGTGGTTCATGTACCGTACAAGAGCTCACATGTGAACATCTTGTATGTTCTCTTTGGTGGTCATTTAAGAAATATGAATCATCTTGATTCCATGTATGTTCTCGCAGTGGTCTTTTAAGAATTATTATGAATATAAAATACACTCAAAAGGTAAGAAAATGTTATTGGTGCTTCATGTTAGTTGTGTTGCAGCTATCGGGAAATTCATGTGAACAAGATTTATATGTGTGATGAAACACGTGAAGTTGCAGACCCCACGGGCCAGTCTCATTCGGTTCCATTTGATCCCTGGGTCCCAGTTGGCCACTCTGCTCTGTACACCGAACGCGGCCGATGCGCTAGTGTTTTCCATATGCTAGGGTACGGCATGAGTGGAGACATCTTCTTGTTTTTGCTGGACGATGAAGAGAGGAGCTTTGCTCTAGACTTAGACTCAACTAGCTTTGCTCTTTCCTGTTTGCCATATGCTACACATACTTTGTTCGGTGCTCGACAAGTTTATACTCCAGGAAACTCGAACAGCATACGTACATACTTGAGGCAAAAAAAGGCATCCCATCACTGATGCTGCCCATACCATCGATGACCAACCAACAGTAAATATCGTTAACATGTCGAGAAGGATTCCTCAACAGCGGACTGAGATCAGGTGACTCGCCAAGTCACCGGGAAACAGTACGGTGACATTCCCCCTTGTCCACACAGTCAGATCAAGAATTAAGAAACAATACTGTGAACAGTACGGTGACATTCTTATCCAACGGCCATGTTACATCACCGATGCTGTTCATACCATCGATCACTAACCAGCAGTAAATATCGTTAACAAGTCGAGAAAGATTCATCAACAGCATGCATGTGTGTGTACCTGAACACGAGGGTAGTCACCGATTAGCTTGACAAGTACATTTAAGAATACAAAGTTGCAGTTCAAATAATCATTTGATTGGTTGATAGAAGTGTCCTGTTGTGATCCACTGGCGCCACTAGGAATATACATGCAGGAGAGGACCCAACGGCTGGTACCAACCGTTGACCCACGCGCATGCATTGCACTGACAGTGACCCGACCTGCTGCAGTCTCCGGCAACCTTCCCACTCGGTTCCCACGGACGATTCCTGGGTCCCTGACGCGCGCCAGTTGCCCACTATGCTCTGTAGTGGTACAACGAACGCGGCCAGTGAACTTTTCTTTTGCATATGCTCTGTAGGGCAGCGAACGCGGCCGGTGTAATCCAGTGTGTCTGTGGGAATCGAATCATTGAATGCCAAGTGGGGTTCTAGCGTCTCTTCTATATAGGGGCAACCCCATTTCCAAGCACACCACAGCAGCTTCTTCCTCCACCATGCATCCAGCCATGTCTCATGTGTTCTGCTTCGGACTTCTCCTGCTCATCATCCTCGATCCGCACACCCTCCCTCAATGCCACGCCGCCACGGACACCCTCTCGCCCAGCCAAGAGCTCGCCGGCCGCGACAAGTTGGTCTCCCTCAACGGCAGGGTCGCGCTCCTCGGCTTCTTCCAGACCGGGAGCAACTTCTCCAACGGCACGCCCAAGTGGTACCTCGGGATCTGGTTCCACACGGTCCCCAAGTTCACCCCCGTGTGGGTCGCCAACGCCGAGAACCCCATCGCCAACCTCACGGCGTGCAAGCTCGTGCTCACCCGCGACGGCAACCTTGCCGTCCACCACCAGGCTACCACGGTCTGGTCCACAAAAGCCAACGCCGCGACAAACACCACCGTCGCCGCTCTCCTCGACAGCGGAAACCTTGTTCTCCGCAGTGGCAGCGGCGCGTCCAATTCGTCCATTTTTTTCTGGCAAAGCTACGATCACCCGACCGACACTGTTCTCCAGGGTGGGAAGATTGGCTGGAACAATTCCACAGGCTTGAACCGCCGTCTCGTCTCCAGGAAGAACGCCGTTGACCAGACTCCCGGCATGTACTCTTACGAGTTATCTGGCCACAATGGTGATACTTCCATTGTTTCTATGTTCAACTCGTCCAAACAATATTGGTCCAGCGGGGAGTGGGGCGGCCAATACTTCAGCAACATCCCGGAGAGTGTGGGCCAGAAATGGCTCTCCCTTCAATTCACCAGCAACAAAGAAGAGCAGTACGTCCAGTATGCCATTGAGGATCCGACAGTGCTGTCACGCGGCATAATGGACGTCTCTGGTCAAATGAAGGTGCTCTTGTGGTTCGAGGGATCATCACAAGATTGGCAGGCCGTCTACACGGCGCCCAAATCTCAGTGCGATGTCCATGCTACCTGTGGCCCTTTCACGGTCTGCAGTGATGTCCCATCCCCCTCCTGCAGCTGCATGAAGGGCTACTCCATACGATCACCTCAAGACTGGGAGCTTGGTGACCGATCGGCTGGATGCGCAAGAAATACTCCACTCTActgcaacaacaacagcaacagcagtGCAGCCGATGGCGAGACAGATAAGTTCTACCCTATGACTTCTGTGCAACTTCCAGCTGATGCTAGGAACGTTGCGACGGCCACCACTGCAGATGAATGCTCACTTGCGTGCCTGGGAAGCTGCTCCTGCACTGCGTACTCCTATGATCAAGGTGCCTGCTCCGTTTGGCACGACAAGCTGCTCAATGTTCGGCAACAAGGTAACGGTGTTCTTCACCTCCGCCTCGCTGCAAAAGAAGTGTCAAGCAGTAAAACCAACAGAAGGGGACTGATCATTGGCGTTGCTGTTGGTGCAAGCACTGccgctttgggtttgatctttcTGCTAATGATTTGGATGAGAAAAAAGAAGCAGTATGGTGATGATACTCAAGGTGGCATGGGGATAATTGCATTTCGATACGCCGATTTACAGTCTGCAACAAAAAAGTTCTCAGAGAAGTTGGGGGCCGGCAGTTTTGGTTCAGTGTTCAAGGGTTCGCTGAGTGACTCGACAGCCATAGCGGTGAAAAGGCTTGATGGAGTCCGCCAAGGGGAGAAGCAATTCAGGGCTGAGGTGAGCTCAACTGGAGTCGTCCAGCATGTCAACTTGGTTAAGCTGATTGGCTTTTGCTGCCAAGGTGACAAGAGGTTACTTGTGTACGAGTACATGCCCAATGGCTCCCTCGATCACCATCTCTTCCAAAGCAACGCATTGGTGTTGGATTGGACTACCAGGTACAAAATAGCCCTTGGGGTTGCTAGAGGACTAGCCTATCTGCATTCAAGTTGCCGGGACTGCATTATACACTGTGATATCAAGCCAGAGAACATACTCCTAGATGGGTCTTTCACTCCTAAGGTTGCGGACTTTGGAATGGCCAAACTTTTGGGAAGGGATTTCAGCCAGGTCGTTACCACAATGAGGGGAACCATTGGGTACCTTGCTCCTGAATGGATTAGCGGAACTGCTATCACGTCGAAAGTTGACGTTTACAGCTACGGGATGGTTCTGTTAGAGATCGTATCGGGCAGCAGGAAGTCGAGCAAGCAATCATCCTCCCAAGACGGT
Proteins encoded in this region:
- the LOC125527952 gene encoding G-type lectin S-receptor-like serine/threonine-protein kinase At2g19130 codes for the protein MHPAMSHVFCFGLLLLIILDPHTLPQCHAATDTLSPSQELAGRDKLVSLNGRVALLGFFQTGSNFSNGTPKWYLGIWFHTVPKFTPVWVANAENPIANLTACKLVLTRDGNLAVHHQATTVWSTKANAATNTTVAALLDSGNLVLRSGSGASNSSIFFWQSYDHPTDTVLQGGKIGWNNSTGLNRRLVSRKNAVDQTPGMYSYELSGHNGDTSIVSMFNSSKQYWSSGEWGGQYFSNIPESVGQKWLSLQFTSNKEEQYVQYAIEDPTVLSRGIMDVSGQMKVLLWFEGSSQDWQAVYTAPKSQCDVHATCGPFTVCSDVPSPSCSCMKGYSIRSPQDWELGDRSAGCARNTPLYCNNNSNSSAADGETDKFYPMTSVQLPADARNVATATTADECSLACLGSCSCTAYSYDQGACSVWHDKLLNVRQQGNGVLHLRLAAKEVSSSKTNRRGLIIGVAVGASTAALGLIFLLMIWMRKKKQYGDDTQGGMGIIAFRYADLQSATKKFSEKLGAGSFGSVFKGSLSDSTAIAVKRLDGVRQGEKQFRAEVSSTGVVQHVNLVKLIGFCCQGDKRLLVYEYMPNGSLDHHLFQSNALVLDWTTRYKIALGVARGLAYLHSSCRDCIIHCDIKPENILLDGSFTPKVADFGMAKLLGRDFSQVVTTMRGTIGYLAPEWISGTAITSKVDVYSYGMVLLEIVSGSRKSSKQSSSQDGVHEGYFPVRVARSLVEGDVASLVDAKLLGEANLEEVERVCKVACWCIQDDEFDRPTMSEVVQFLECLSEVETPPVPRLLQAIAGQSNPKMM